The following coding sequences lie in one Cannabis sativa cultivar Pink pepper isolate KNU-18-1 chromosome 5, ASM2916894v1, whole genome shotgun sequence genomic window:
- the LOC115716372 gene encoding G-patch domain-containing protein 1, with protein MAAPEAPLCYVGVARQSAAFRLMKQMGWEEGEGLGKDKQGIKGHVRVKNKQDTTGIGLEKPNAWAFDTTQFDGILKRLKVQTAQPDAKKTEVEDESESESEEEAEVQKQIEEKVAKVTRPQGRYMRRERAKLVHSYSAKDLEGILAKVEEPTATNPSLSGQVKELEKASEAECHIIFAEGNMLEEISPDWWGFKLGFTSGGLLGAESRRKLQSEKSKTRTAFHEDDQENLYNLVQDNATTGKQGLGIKDRTKKIAGCYFQGKKTSFSDNDDEESSDPDCSETEKLDVSLEMEKTKEPKIKLKKLCKKLIRQVPGESIKLKDLKTLINENSSAVFSDFSSKKEALSYLKQKLSGSKKFAIEGKRVRLASRRN; from the exons ATGGCGGCACCTGAAGCTCCTCTCTGCTATGTCGGCGTTGCCAGACAATCCGCTGCTTTCCGCCTCATGAAACAAATG GGGTGGGAAGAAGGAGAAGGACTCGGTAAAGACAAACAAGGAATCAAAGGACACGTTCGAGTCAAAAACAAACAAGATACTActg GCATTGGTTTAGAGAAGCCTAATGCTTGGGCATTTGACACCACTCAATTTGATGGTATTCTGAAAAGATTGAAAGTG CAAACTGCACAACCTGATGCAAAGAAAACAGAAGTTGAAGATGAGTCAGAATCAGAATCAGAAGAAGAGGCAGAAGTGCAAAAGCAAATTGAGGAGAAAGTTGCCAAGGTTACTCGACCACAGGGAAG ATATATGAGAAGAGAGAGAGCAAAGCTTGTTCATTCCTATTCGGCGAAGGATCTTGAAGGCATCCTT GCAAAGGTCGAGGAGCCTACTGCAACAAATCCTAGTCTCAGTGGTCAAGTGAAGGAGTTGGAGAAGGCATCTGAAGCTGAATGTCATATTATATTTGCTGAGG GTAACATGCTGGAAGAGATCTCTCCAGATTGGTGGGGCTTTAAACTTGGGTTTACCTCTGGGGGTCTTCTAGGAGCGGAATCTAGAAGAAAGTTACAAAGTGAAAAGTCAAAGACAAGAACTGCATTTCACGAGGATGATCAGGAGAATCTTTACAATCTTGTTCAA GATAATGCCACAACCGGAAAGCAAGGGCTAGGAATCAAAGACCGGACCAAAAAGATAGCTGGTTGTTACTTTCAGGGGAAGAAGACATCATTTAGTGACAATGATGATGAAGAATCTTCCGATCCTGATTGTTCGGAAACCGAAAAACTTGATGTCTCTTTAGAAATGGAAAAGACAAAGGAaccaaaaattaagttgaaaaagCTTTGCAAGAAGCTTATTCGTCAG GTACCTGGCGAGTCAATAAAGCTaaaggatctaaaaaccttgatCAATGAAAATTCATCTGCCGTTTTTTCAGACTTCTCTTCTAAAAAAGAAGCTCTTTCTTACTTAAAACAGAAG CTGAGTGGAAGTAAGAAGTTTGCGATTGAAGGCAAAAGAGTGAGACTCGCATCAAGGAGGAACTAA
- the LOC115718045 gene encoding zinc finger A20 and AN1 domain-containing stress-associated protein 6-like yields the protein MADLTLPILCAKGCGFYGSAETKNMCSKCYINFLTHESKIHIDFSVTAKHDDDNDGGVSTTGSVCVSDNKVVNKDFKISNNRCKHCNKKIGLTGFSCRCGHAYCNHHRLPEEHACTYDFKTNAPSNPNLVFICADKMKHRL from the coding sequence ATGGCCGACCTTACTCTTCCAATACTTTGTGCAAAGGGGTGTGGATTTTATGGAAGTGCCGAGACTAAAAACATGTGTTCTAAGTGCTACATCAACTTTCTTACACATGAATCGAAAATACATATTGATTTTAGTGTTACTGCTAAACACGATGATGATAACGATGGAGGTGTAAGTACTACGGGAAGTGTTTGTGTGTCTGATAATAAAGTTGTTAATAAGGATTTCAAAATCAGTAACAATAGATGCAAACATTGCAACAAGAAGATTGGATTGACGGGTTTTTCATGTCGTTGCGGCCATGCCTACTGCAACCACCATCGCTTGCCAGAAGAACATGCTTGCACCTATGATTTCAAAACCAATGCTCCATCAAACcctaatttagtttttatttgtgCTGATAAAATGAAGCATAGATTATAG
- the LOC115717301 gene encoding probable WRKY transcription factor 27: MDLYHEDWDLLAVVRSGGSTNTTNNNFGYESPNMTNYDHQTTSFLVDNTKQNDNDNEDNDDEGDDLSIFNSFPHLFETTTHLDELEELYKPFYPVDLHPPMVDSHDHDLDLLPSDLNNHEPTTQKNKKKNLIMVQNTKQPAPTKYKKRKNQQKRVVKEVREDGLYSDKWAWRKYGQKPIKGSPYPRSYYRCSSSKGCLARKQVERSPSDPDIFIVTYTSEHSHAHPTRRNSLAGSTRTKFPPGTANTNTVLSNSINNNVVINNNRDLENNKSLNLDCNGNSNGNEYLYPSLEDLEKGLLEEIDDEVESTNSKLEKLLDCDQIDQLDYEFLDHDDHNFMDAWFTDQYSTTVTGAC; this comes from the exons ATGGATCTTTATCATGAGGACTGGGATTTGCTAGCTGTGGTCAGATCAGGAGGGAGCACTAATACCACCAATAATAATTTTGGTTATGAATCTCCAAACATGACCAATTATGATCACCAAACGACATCGTTTTTGGTTGATAATACTAAACAAAACGACAACGACAACGAAGATAATGATGATGAAGGTGATGATCTCTCTATTTTCAATTCATTCCCTCATCTTTTTGAAACGACGACGCATTTAGATGAACTTGAAGAACTCTACAAGCCATTCTATCCAGTTGATTTGCACCCTCCGATGGTTGACTCTCACGATCATGATCTTGATTTACTACCGTCCGATCTTAATAATCATGAACCAACAACGcagaagaataagaagaagaatcTCATCATGGTTCAAAACACAAAACAACCAGCTCCAACAAAATATAAGAAGag GAAAAATCAGCAAAAAAGAGTGGTGAAAGAGGTTAGAGAAGATGGTTTGTACTCAGATAAATGGGCATGGAGAAAATATGGTCAAAAACCAATAAAGGGTTCTCCGTATCCAAGAAGCTATTACAGATGCAGTAGCTCAAAAGGTTGCTTAGCAAGAAAACAAGTCGAACGGAGCCCTTCCGATCCCGACATCTTCATCGTCACTTACACCTCGGAACACAGTCACGCGCATCCCACGCGCCGCAATTCTCTAGCCGGAAGTACCCGAACCAAGTTCCCTCCCGGTACGGCCAATACCAATACCGTATTATCCAATAGTATTAATAACAAtgttgttattaataataatcgCGATTTAGAGAATAACAAATCTCTAAATCTCGATTGTAATGGTAATAGTAATGGTAATGAGTATCTGTATCCGAGTTTGGAAGATTTGGAAAAGGGATTATTAGAGGAGATTGATGATGAAGTTGAGAGTACTAattcaaaattagaaaaattattggATTGTGATCAGATTGATCAGTTAGATTATGAGTTTTTAGATCATGATGATCATAATTTTATGGATGCTTGGTTCACTGATCAATACTCCACAACTGTCACCGGAGCTTGTTGA